A window of uncultured Litoreibacter sp. contains these coding sequences:
- a CDS encoding pitrilysin family protein yields the protein MNAITEPRLHTLPNGFRVVTEHMPGLESASVGIWVGAGGRHERLGQNGIAHFLEHMAFKGTKRRNALQIAEAIEDVGGYINAYTSREVTAYYARVLKEDVALGLDVIADILRNPIFDPNEIEVERGVILQEIGQSLDTPDDVVFDWLQEAAYPDQPIGRTILGPTERVSSFSRDDLSGFVSEHYGPGQLILSAAGAVDHDEVVRMAEDLFGDMAARPALVAEPAKFVSGERREIKDLEQAHFTLALEAPGYRDDAFYTAQIFASTFGGGMSSRLFQEAREKRGLCYSIFAQIGSYSDTGMMTVYAGTSGDDIAGLADLTVDELKRAADDLGTAEVDRARAQMKAGLLMGLESPSSRAERLARLVGIWGRVPALAETVAKIDAVDVAQVRAFAAQMASGGAPAMALYGPVSKARDLDSLAGKLAA from the coding sequence TTGAACGCGATAACTGAACCCCGCCTGCACACTTTGCCAAACGGCTTTCGTGTGGTGACCGAACACATGCCGGGGCTGGAAAGCGCCAGTGTGGGTATCTGGGTCGGCGCCGGTGGCCGGCACGAGCGGCTGGGCCAGAACGGCATCGCGCATTTTCTGGAGCATATGGCCTTCAAAGGTACCAAACGGCGCAACGCGCTGCAGATTGCGGAAGCGATCGAGGATGTGGGCGGCTATATCAACGCCTATACCTCGCGCGAGGTGACCGCCTACTACGCCCGCGTTTTGAAAGAGGACGTGGCGCTGGGGCTGGACGTTATTGCCGACATTCTTCGCAACCCCATATTCGATCCGAACGAGATCGAAGTTGAGCGCGGGGTGATCTTGCAGGAAATCGGACAGTCTCTGGATACGCCTGACGATGTGGTGTTTGACTGGTTGCAGGAAGCGGCCTATCCCGACCAACCCATCGGGCGCACCATTCTGGGGCCGACTGAACGCGTCTCCTCTTTCAGCCGTGACGACCTGTCGGGCTTCGTGTCCGAGCATTACGGGCCAGGACAATTGATCCTGTCTGCCGCGGGGGCCGTGGATCACGACGAAGTTGTACGCATGGCGGAAGACTTGTTTGGGGATATGGCAGCGCGTCCCGCTCTGGTTGCAGAGCCTGCCAAGTTTGTCAGCGGGGAACGGCGCGAGATCAAGGACCTTGAGCAGGCCCATTTCACGCTTGCTCTGGAAGCGCCGGGCTACCGGGATGACGCGTTCTACACTGCGCAAATCTTCGCCTCGACATTTGGTGGTGGCATGTCGTCCCGCTTGTTCCAGGAGGCGCGGGAGAAGCGGGGCCTTTGCTATTCCATTTTTGCGCAGATTGGCAGCTATTCCGATACGGGCATGATGACAGTCTATGCGGGCACCTCTGGCGACGACATTGCGGGCCTTGCGGATCTGACCGTGGACGAGCTGAAGCGTGCGGCAGATGACCTCGGTACCGCTGAGGTGGATCGCGCGCGTGCGCAAATGAAGGCGGGGCTATTGATGGGGCTGGAAAGCCCGTCATCACGGGCTGAACGCCTTGCGCGACTGGTTGGCATCTGGGGCAGGGTGCCCGCTCTGGCCGAAACCGTCGCCAAAATTGACGCCGTTGATGTGGCGCAGGTCCGGGCATTTGCGGCGCAAATGGCCTCCGGAGGTGCCCCGGCCATGGCGCTTTATGGGCCGGTGTCCAAGGCACGCGATCTGGACAGTCTGGCCGGGAAACTGGCAGCCTGA
- a CDS encoding GNAT family protein → MLRTRKKVRIETERMTLRLPQHGDYRDWAALRAESSEFLTPWEPVWANDHLTRKSFTNRVYWAQRSLNTGSAVPVFMLRREDNALLGAITLDNIRRGPAQAGTLGYWIGQRHSRQGFMNEAIGGLVHYAFKTLDLSRVEAACLPENAASRGVLEKAGFKYEGVAQSYLQIGGRWRNHVLYANLRMDRRGRTDAG, encoded by the coding sequence ATGCTACGCACCCGAAAGAAAGTCAGGATCGAAACGGAGCGCATGACATTGCGCCTGCCGCAGCATGGCGACTACCGCGATTGGGCCGCTTTGCGGGCGGAAAGCTCGGAATTTCTAACGCCGTGGGAGCCGGTTTGGGCCAATGACCACCTGACCCGCAAGAGCTTTACCAACCGCGTATATTGGGCGCAGCGTTCGTTGAACACGGGCAGCGCGGTGCCTGTTTTCATGCTGCGCCGCGAGGACAACGCGCTGCTGGGCGCGATTACGTTGGACAATATCCGCCGTGGTCCCGCGCAGGCGGGTACTTTGGGGTACTGGATCGGACAACGCCATTCGCGCCAGGGCTTCATGAACGAAGCGATCGGCGGTTTGGTGCATTACGCGTTCAAAACGCTGGACCTGAGCCGCGTGGAAGCAGCCTGCCTGCCAGAAAACGCCGCCTCGCGCGGGGTACTGGAAAAGGCGGGGTTCAAATACGAGGGCGTGGCCCAAAGCTACCTGCAAATCGGGGGACGCTGGCGCAACCACGTGCTCTACGCCAATCTGCGCATGGACCGGCGGGGGCGGACGGATGCGGGCTAG
- a CDS encoding MBL fold metallo-hydrolase — protein sequence MRMFLAIALMIPTLAVAQDRRPSHCIALADASPQMTFVHRANWQQPVAQDTVRLTYVDHAMFLIQTAGGLNAVTDYVGYTGGIDLIPDVVTMNHAHGSHWTSVPDPAIPHVLEGWKHGGAADHHLDLGEMLVRNVPTDIRSRFGGGVEKDGNSIFVFEVAGLCIGHLGHLHHEPDAAQYAALGRLDVVMAAVDGGLSLDTPTMMRVLKRLKSSVVIPMHWFGRISLNSFLAGMGDEFDVVEPDSSFIEISARSLPRRPTVMVLRPAYYNPPVE from the coding sequence ATGCGGATGTTTCTCGCGATTGCACTGATGATTCCCACGCTGGCGGTTGCTCAGGACCGGCGCCCGTCACATTGCATTGCCTTGGCTGACGCCTCGCCGCAGATGACGTTTGTGCATCGTGCCAATTGGCAGCAGCCGGTGGCGCAAGACACGGTTCGGCTGACCTACGTTGATCACGCGATGTTCCTGATCCAAACCGCTGGCGGGCTGAATGCGGTGACGGATTATGTGGGCTACACCGGTGGCATCGACCTGATCCCCGATGTGGTCACCATGAACCACGCGCATGGCAGCCACTGGACCTCCGTTCCAGACCCGGCGATCCCACACGTGCTGGAAGGCTGGAAGCACGGTGGCGCGGCGGATCACCATCTGGATCTGGGCGAGATGCTGGTGCGCAACGTCCCCACGGATATCCGCAGCCGATTTGGCGGCGGGGTTGAGAAAGACGGCAATTCCATCTTCGTATTCGAGGTCGCGGGGCTGTGCATCGGGCATCTTGGCCACTTGCATCACGAACCCGATGCCGCGCAATACGCCGCGCTGGGGCGGCTCGATGTGGTGATGGCGGCGGTTGATGGCGGGCTGTCGCTGGACACGCCCACGATGATGCGGGTGCTGAAGCGGCTGAAGTCCTCGGTTGTGATCCCGATGCATTGGTTCGGGCGCATCTCGCTGAACAGCTTTCTGGCCGGCATGGGCGACGAGTTCGATGTAGTCGAACCCGACAGCAGTTTTATCGAAATATCCGCACGCAGCCTGCCGCGCCGGCCCACGGTCATGGTTTTGAGACCCGCCTACTACAACCCTCCGGTTGAATAG